TGCCTTGTTAGCCGGAGGATTGGTACGTTTCGATCTGATATCTAAAGGAGATGTTATCTAAATACTTTGATGTTATATAGCTCGCTTGGTTTATGACTCGGGATACGGATGACAGTGAAGCCAAAAAAGccgaggcggaggaggaggaacgAAAACGTAGATTAGTTGCTGGACTAGCCACGAGTAAGTAAAGAAAAAACCAGAGATTATTTGAATTGGTAGGATGGTCTTTACGAAAGAACTTTCTAGATTAAACACAATTTGCAGTTCGCATTCAGATAAGCATTATCTAATACATACCTCAAAATCATCATGATTGGATAATAAttacaaacatttttataataGGCCGAGGTAACTTATCACTTTATCTCTATCCGCAGGTCCACCCAGTTCTGAGGACCTTCCCAAGCATGTGCCGTACCTGATTATCGGCGGCGGAACCGCTGCCTTTTCTGCTTTCCGAGCCATCAAGTCTAACGATGCAACAGCCAAGGTTTTGATGATTAGCAACGAGTTCCGCAAGCCCTACATGCGTCCCCCGCTGTCCAAGGAACTGTGGTATACGCCCAATCCTAACGAGGATCCCATCAAGGACTATCGATTCAAGCAATGGACGGGATCCGAGAGAAGGTAGGTCTAAATTAGTATTCCTATAATTGAAACCCATTTAATTATTCCCTTCCTGCTCACAGCTTGTTCTTTGAGCCGGATGAGTTTTTCATTGACCCCGAGGATCTGGATGATAATGCAAATGGAGGGATTGCCGTCGCTCAAGGTTTCTCTGTGAAGAAGGTGGACGCGCAAAAACGCATAGTGACATTGAACGACGGTTACGAGATAACCTACGACGAATGCCTAATTGCCACCGGCTGTGCCCCCAAAAACCTGCCCATGCTCCGTGATGCTCCGCCCAGCGTGCTCGAAAAAGTAATGGTCTATCGCACACCCGATGACTTTGATCGCCTCCGCAAATTGGCGGCGGAAAAGCGTTCAATCACAATTGTTGGGAATGGATTCATCGGTAGTGAACTGGCCTGCTCCCTGGCACACTATTCCAGAGAGAACAATGGCGGCAAAGTGTACCAGGTGTTCCAGGAAAATGCAAACATGTCAAAGGTCCTTCCAAACTACTTGAGTCGCTGGACGACGGCAAAGATGGAAGCCCAGGGTGTCTGCGTCATCCCCAATGCCAGCATTCGCTCGGCAGTTCGCGATGAATCCAATCTGAAACTGGAGTTAAACAATGGTATGACTTTGATGTCGGACGTGGTGGTGGTCTGCGTGGGCTGCACGCCAAACACGGATCTTGCTGGACCCAGCAGGCTAGAGGTGGACAGGAGTCTCGGCGGTTTTGTGGTCAATGCAGAGCTGGAGGCCAGGCGGAACCTGTACGTGGCCGGTGATGCTTCCTGCTTCTTCGATCCTCTGCTGGGCAGGCGACGGGTGGAGCACCATGATCACTCGGTGGTCTCTGGTCGGCTGGCCGGCGAGAACATGACGGGAGCAAGTAAGTTACTGAGCTTATAGTTAATAACTGATCAAGCGTAATTTTCGCCGTTTCTTTTGCAGAGAAACCTTATCAACATCAGAGCATGTTTTGGTCCGACCTAGGTCCAGAGATCGGATACGAGGGTATTGGCTTGGTGGATTCCTCGCTACCCACCGTTGGTGTGTTCGCCCTGCCCTCGGAATCCGCCACGCGCGTCGACCAACTGTCTGAGTCTAGTGATTCCGACGTGCCGGAGACCAGTACGAGTTCCAGCCAGTCGTCGAAATCCGATGCCGGGGCTAGCCAAGATGGCGTTACCTGTGATCCCGATGAGGCGGGCAACTATGGCAAGGGTGTAATATTCTACTTGAAGAACGACAAGATCGTCGGCATCCTGCTGTGGAACCTCTTCAATCGGATAGGCTTAGCTAGGACAATAATCAATCAGAATAAGAAGTACGATGACCTCAATGAGGTGGCCAAACTGTTCGAGATTCACGCGTAGAGAACAGCGAGTCCCGAGGGACCATGGAGAAGATCTGGCTACCCTGATATGCTTATCAGCACGCACCGAACAGAAACGATCCAACCCGAATGCCTTTAAATGTGTTTACTGTGTACATTTGCAACTGCAACTAGATACGAACCGCAATGACGCAATGCAGCAgaaattttagttttattatttttggaatAAACCTTATTTTGTAGTCAACGACATTGATTCGGTTATGTAGCAGCAAAGTGCATATCTGCATGTAAATATTGAAAAGTCGTAGACAAGCGGATCTCTGTTGAATTGTATGTAACTCGCGTAGTAAACAAAGCACCAAAAAGTTGTTGACAAAAAATTCACCGTACCAACTAAACTGTTCAAATTATTCATCCGCTAATCCTAAGACTTTATGTCTTgattcttatttaaataaagtatAGGAACTTGGAACTTGACTTCAATCATGTAGCCCATTTGTTCATTGTCCGAGTTGTCTCACAGCGGCACAGATTTAAatgtacatattttttggAATTTTCCCAGAATTTGGCTAAACCATCTGCTTTATAAAAGACGAGCACCTGGTTTAGGGTTAGCAGGATTAGCTGAATATAGCGAGGATCAATAAAGTTCGCGAAATATTACTTTCGCTGAACTAGGATCCTACCTGACTGGTGCCAAAGGGTGTTACTTATTAGGGCCACTCGGATTACCGACCAATTGGTAGGTAGAGCGCGAGGCTGGCGGCCCATAAACAGGTAAATCCTTGGGATATATAAACTTTGTGCTGAGAC
This genomic stretch from Drosophila mauritiana strain mau12 chromosome 2L, ASM438214v1, whole genome shotgun sequence harbors:
- the LOC117141606 gene encoding putative apoptosis-inducing factor 1, mitochondrial isoform X2, yielding MSIWGVRCLTQRFIRQAYILANRRLLGPVPERSPPAYAPLRPAHSSLYQMGFADVKSVCSAKDVLKSDSAKLSTSQPVLDSCKATSPCEEFKRKRKETTCQPCNEDGTALGGGNGGDEECECRMKDLRLKCLLGALAALLAGGLLAWFMTRDTDDSEAKKAEAEEEERKRRLVAGLATSPPSSEDLPKHVPYLIIGGGTAAFSAFRAIKSNDATAKVLMISNEFRKPYMRPPLSKELWYTPNPNEDPIKDYRFKQWTGSERSLFFEPDEFFIDPEDLDDNANGGIAVAQGFSVKKVDAQKRIVTLNDGYEITYDECLIATGCAPKNLPMLRDAPPSVLEKVMVYRTPDDFDRLRKLAAEKRSITIVGNGFIGSELACSLAHYSRENNGGKVYQVFQENANMSKVLPNYLSRWTTAKMEAQGVCVIPNASIRSAVRDESNLKLELNNGMTLMSDVVVVCVGCTPNTDLAGPSRLEVDRSLGGFVVNAELEARRNLYVAGDASCFFDPLLGRRRVEHHDHSVVSGRLAGENMTGAKKPYQHQSMFWSDLGPEIGYEGIGLVDSSLPTVGVFALPSESATRVDQLSESSDSDVPETSTSSSQSSKSDAGASQDGVTCDPDEAGNYGKGVIFYLKNDKIVGILLWNLFNRIGLARTIINQNKKYDDLNEVAKLFEIHA
- the LOC117141606 gene encoding putative apoptosis-inducing factor 1, mitochondrial isoform X1; protein product: MSIWGVRCLTQRFIRQAYILANRRLLGPVPERSPPAYAPLRPAHSSLYQMVKKRTLEARTKLQANKYPNHQVCVTKPSTTPPVEEYETAVEAAGVPAYANAQYQAHSQSEPLFKVGFADVKSVCSAKDVLKSDSAKLSTSQPVLDSCKATSPCEEFKRKRKETTCQPCNEDGTALGGGNGGDEECECRMKDLRLKCLLGALAALLAGGLLAWFMTRDTDDSEAKKAEAEEEERKRRLVAGLATSPPSSEDLPKHVPYLIIGGGTAAFSAFRAIKSNDATAKVLMISNEFRKPYMRPPLSKELWYTPNPNEDPIKDYRFKQWTGSERSLFFEPDEFFIDPEDLDDNANGGIAVAQGFSVKKVDAQKRIVTLNDGYEITYDECLIATGCAPKNLPMLRDAPPSVLEKVMVYRTPDDFDRLRKLAAEKRSITIVGNGFIGSELACSLAHYSRENNGGKVYQVFQENANMSKVLPNYLSRWTTAKMEAQGVCVIPNASIRSAVRDESNLKLELNNGMTLMSDVVVVCVGCTPNTDLAGPSRLEVDRSLGGFVVNAELEARRNLYVAGDASCFFDPLLGRRRVEHHDHSVVSGRLAGENMTGAKKPYQHQSMFWSDLGPEIGYEGIGLVDSSLPTVGVFALPSESATRVDQLSESSDSDVPETSTSSSQSSKSDAGASQDGVTCDPDEAGNYGKGVIFYLKNDKIVGILLWNLFNRIGLARTIINQNKKYDDLNEVAKLFEIHA